The genome window GCCGCAAAAAGTCCTCCGGCTCCCAGCTCAAATTGGTTTGAATCCCAACCGCCCGCACCTGCGGCAGCGCCGATAAATCCGCCAAAACCGCCTGATACATAGGATAAATCATCCCCTCGCCATAGGGCAAAAAGAAAATCTGAACCGCTTCTGTCTGCCGGCGAATTTGCTCATAAAACCGGCGCAGGCCGTCCTCCTCCCGCCGCATTTCCTCTCTGCTGCCGCTCCCTTTTGCAAACGCACAGTAAGAACAGCGGTAATTACAGGACTTGATAAAACCTCGATAATAAATGGTCTTTATTTTTTCCACGACATTACTCTCAACTTTCTCAATCTATCTGCTGTCCTTGCTGCAATACCACTTGCCCATCCATCTGCCGCCCTTGCTGCAATACCACTTACCCATCCATCTGCCGCCCTGCTGCAATGCCACTTGCCCATCCTGCCGCCCTTGCTGCAATGCCACTTACCCATCCATCTGCCGCCCTTACCGCAATGCCAACGGAATTGGTTTTCTCTGCCTACGGTTTTAATGAACTTTTGGCTCTGATATCATTGAAACATCGGTCCGATGTAATCAGACAGCGACATTCCCTGCTCGGTCAGGTAAAAACGGCCATTTTCCCGGCTGACCCATGCCCTCTCCTCTAAATCCCGAAGCAGCGGAAAATCGGCAGTCAGCTCCGCCGCAAACCGTCGCCGGTAGTCAGCCTCCGACAGGCCGGTATAATACAAAATATTTTTAATCACATAACGCCGCTTCTGTTGTATTTCCGACAGATGCGCCATTGATAAGCCCCTTAAAAAATCAGTTTTCTGTAAATATCGCTGATATTCGGCCGAACAAGCCGCCTGCCCGGCGACATAGGGTTCACAAAAATGCAGTTCCTGAAAATAACTGCGGCCGCCGCAGCCCAGCGCCAGCGTGTTTTCAAAGCCGCAGTCGGCATGGTCATCCGTTTCCGCCAGCCGGCTGAAACAACGCATTGACTTTTGGCGGTAGCCGTTTGCCTTTAAAAACCGGCTGCCAATCCGGTACAACTCATATTTTTGGCGGCTGTGTGCCTCATCGATCGGAAACTTATGATAAAGGCCGGCATTTGGCTGATTATATAGGGGATAAAGAAAAATTTCCTGCGGTTGATACGCTTCCGCCCGCTCCAACGAATCGCGCCAGCTCGCCTCGGTCTGACCGGGAATGCCATAAATCAAATCCAGATTTAAAACCGGAAAATCCGCCTGCTTCGCCAGTCGAATCGCATGATGCGCCAACTCCGGCTCCGCCCGCCGCTCAATCATTTTTAATTCTCCGGCCTGAAAGGACTGAATGCCAATGCTCAGCCGCTTTAGGTTTTTCGCCTTTAAAAAATCCAGCTTTTCCGGTGTAATCTCCGCCGGCGAACTTTCTATCACCGAAAAAACCTCCGTCGGCTCCACCTGATATTCCTCTTCGGCCAAAGCAAATAAAAGCGCCAGTTCCTTAACATCCAGCAGCAGCGGCGTACCGCCGCCGAAAACCAAGGAAGAAAAGCGCGTCCGGCTAAAATCAATCTCTGCTTTCATTTGGGCGCTGTGCCGCCGAATGGCCTGAATATATTCCAGATAGCTTTCCGCCCGCACTCCGGTCAGCGAAAATAAGTTACAGTAGCCGCATTTGACCCGGCAAAAGGGAATATGAAAATACAGCCCCATATCCGTACCGGCAAAGGCATCGCGATAGGCCGCCAAATCCAGCCGCTCCACCGGCTGATATGTCGATTTATGCGGATAGCTGTACATATATTGCTGATAAATTTCCGTGTAATTCATATTCAAACTCAACTCTCCAAGCGAAAAGGCGCAGCCTTTTTCGCGAACCTACCAAGCTTTCACGCGGCGCGCGACCGCTTAAAAGACTTGTTCTGTTCTTATCGTTACAAACTGCCAAAACATCCCCCTCGCACTAAAGCTCCGTTTGCAGTTGCTTGCCATCAGGTAGTGATGCCGCATATCCATTGGGCGCAGCCCCACGGTCAGGCTGCCAGCTTCCCGCTTTGATCGTGCAATGCTTATACGGTACGGTATAAACAATCTCATGCGACAGGCAATGGAAATGATAGCCATCCTCGCCGTAGCAAGTGCCATGATCCGAACAAATAATATAAAAGGTATCGCCCCGGCGGCCAAACACATCAAACAGCCGCGGCAGGCGGGCATCCACATAGCGAAGCGCCGCCGCATGGGTTTTGACATTATCTTCTTTGGCGCCCGGCAGATAAAAAGAATTGGGATAATGAATACTGTCAACATTGATATACAAAAATACTTTTTTATCCGGCTCTTGCCTCTCCAGCCGCTGTTCCAGCCAGTCCAGCTGATGGTCAAAACTTTCCTTGATATGACAGGAAAACGCCGTCCGCCAGACCGATTCCATAAAAAAACCGGGCAAAATCCGGTTAATTTCCGTGCGCTTATTAAAAAAGCCGACCCCGCCCAAACAAATCGTCTGATAGCCGACTTTTTCCAGGCCCCGGATAAAGCTGTCGCCTTCAAACACAAAGGAATAGGGGTGAATTTTACCCAAACTTTTATTTTCTCTGGCCACAAATAAACGCTCTCTTTCGTAGAGCGGAACCGGCTCGGCCGGTGAGGGGAGATTCCCGATAAACATCGCCATGTGCGAGGGAAAGGTATAATTACCGGGGGCGTGGCGCTTCTGCCAGCCGCCGCACCGGTTCAAATTGGGCGTACCGCCGTTTTCCTGCTCCTGCATCGCCACATCATAGCGAAGCGTATCCAAACATAAAAAAACAATGTCATGGCTGCCCACAATCCGATTCATATCAACGCTCATCTGCGCTTTCTGCGGATCACCAATCACAAACTTCGGCACCTCGGTTACTGTTCTATTCATTGATTTTTCCCGCTGTCTTTCTTGTTTTCATCTGTTTTGCCTGTCTTTCAGCCCTTCCATGCTTCCAGTTCCTGTACCTGCCGGCGGTAAATCCGGTTTTCTGCATAAATATCCTGATACAGTAAATCGCCCTGCGCGTTGATTTCAATAATCATTGGCTTGCCGGCTTTGGTTAATAAAATGTCGAATCCGGCCGAGTGCAGCCCCGGAAAAAGAGCACAGGCCCGGCCGCACAAATTGGCAATTTCTTCTTTGAGCCCAGCTGTCAAAGCCACATCCGCCAAAGACAGCGGCAAGTTATTTAAATGCAGATTCGTAATCGCTCCGCCTCTTGCCCCGCGCGGCTGGATAAAATCCACCCGGCCGAACTGATACATCACCCGCAGGTCATAAACCACGCCGTTTTGAGCTGCTTTGGGCACCCACTGCTCCACCAGCGCGCCGCCGGCCAGCAAAAAATCCGCTGTTTTTTGAATGACTGCTGCATCCGTTATCGTTCGGAGCTTTTTGGTATTAAAATATTCGCCGTTTTCTTCCAGCATAGCGGTTTGCGCCGTATAGCCCGCCCGCTGCGGATGCAGCTTTAAAGCCAGCACGCCGGCCGCACCCGAGCCGAAATTGGATTTAATAAAAACCTGAAAAATGCGCCTTTCTCTTAAATAAGAAATAAGCGCAGCAAATCCGCCGCCGGAAAACTCCAGCAGCGGAGTCGCGGCGATTCCCGCCGATAGGAGCCCCCGCTTACAAAGCCGCTTATCCAGCGTATCACCAATCGCCGCCGGAGTATTCAGAAAGGAAAGCCCTTGCTCTTTGCCCCGACGGCTAAGTTCCTCTAATTTTTGATAATAATTTTTTATCAGCGGAGTCAGCGCCGCAATTCGGCTATCCGTCCACCTCGGCGGGTCAATCTTCAGCCGGTCGCCCGACTGCAGTGCCGCCAAGCCCTGCTCCCACTCGGCCTCAATATCAAAAAACCGAAGTGGAATCCCCGCCGCCTGACAGGCCTTGGCAAAATAAATCTGCCTTTTGCTACCGCTTTGGCCAAAAAGTATCAGCGCCATTACTCGGTCAGCATCGGAAAACGATAAATATAGCCATCATCCTCATCAATATCGGTTTCCTGCGGATCATCCAGCACAAACGGCAGACCGGTAGCTTTTAGGCGCTCCATCATTTCATCACTTAAAAAATGATAGGTCAAGTCAATTTTTTTGAGGTTCTTCAGCTTATCCTTCGCATCCAGCAAAAGCTGACCACCCTGATCCGTCAGCGTGCCGTTGGAAAAATCCAAAACCTCCAAGCGCAGCAGCGGCAGCACTTCCAGTACTGCTTCGACCACCTCGTCCTGCCATTCGCTGTCGCCCAGCCCCAAATAAGTCAACTGCCGCATCAACGGACTATGCAGCAAGGTCTTAACATCTTCAATGCCGCCGTCAAAGCCGTATTCCTCGACTCCCAAATAAAGATTCAGCTTGGTCAGTGCCGGCAATTCTGCCGCAGCCAGTTCATGCAGCACATTTTTGGGCAGTCCCCCGCAAATAATCTCAATTTCCTGCAAAGCCGCATGGCGAACCTTACCCAGGCTCAAGCCCACGCTGCCCTTAATCGTCAGCTTCTCCAAACCCGGCAGCGCCGCCAGCAGTTCTTCATAATTCCCCTGCTCAATCCAGGAAACCTCACATTCCTCATAATCCATATCGCCGATAAACAGGCTTTTTAAATGCCGCAGCTTATCTGCGTTGGCCGTGAACTCATCCAGCAGGCTTTGAACCGAATTATCATAGGATTCGCCCCAGCAGCCAATCACCAACTCATCCAAATCCGGCAGATCTGAATCAGCCAGCACCTCCTGTGCCAAAGTCAGCGCATCCTTTTCTCCGCTCTCATAATCGTCATAATCATAAAAAAACTTTTCGCTTCTCATCATTTTCCTTTCCGGCGAATCTGCCTGTCTGTCTTTGACTTAGCTTTCCCTTGCCCGAAAACCGTGCTTTCAGCCAGGGCGGGTATGTATGGTCTATGCTTTCGGCCGGCGGCATCGTAATTTCCCGTTGTCTCCCCGCCGACC of Lachnospiraceae bacterium oral taxon 500 contains these proteins:
- a CDS encoding coproporphyrinogen III oxidase encodes the protein MNYTEIYQQYMYSYPHKSTYQPVERLDLAAYRDAFAGTDMGLYFHIPFCRVKCGYCNLFSLTGVRAESYLEYIQAIRRHSAQMKAEIDFSRTRFSSLVFGGGTPLLLDVKELALLFALAEEEYQVEPTEVFSVIESSPAEITPEKLDFLKAKNLKRLSIGIQSFQAGELKMIERRAEPELAHHAIRLAKQADFPVLNLDLIYGIPGQTEASWRDSLERAEAYQPQEIFLYPLYNQPNAGLYHKFPIDEAHSRQKYELYRIGSRFLKANGYRQKSMRCFSRLAETDDHADCGFENTLALGCGGRSYFQELHFCEPYVAGQAACSAEYQRYLQKTDFLRGLSMAHLSEIQQKRRYVIKNILYYTGLSEADYRRRFAAELTADFPLLRDLEERAWVSRENGRFYLTEQGMSLSDYIGPMFQ
- a CDS encoding cytoplasmic protein; amino-acid sequence: MMRSEKFFYDYDDYESGEKDALTLAQEVLADSDLPDLDELVIGCWGESYDNSVQSLLDEFTANADKLRHLKSLFIGDMDYEECEVSWIEQGNYEELLAALPGLEKLTIKGSVGLSLGKVRHAALQEIEIICGGLPKNVLHELAAAELPALTKLNLYLGVEEYGFDGGIEDVKTLLHSPLMRQLTYLGLGDSEWQDEVVEAVLEVLPLLRLEVLDFSNGTLTDQGGQLLLDAKDKLKNLKKIDLTYHFLSDEMMERLKATGLPFVLDDPQETDIDEDDGYIYRFPMLTE